Proteins from a genomic interval of Zingiber officinale cultivar Zhangliang chromosome 1B, Zo_v1.1, whole genome shotgun sequence:
- the LOC122042982 gene encoding uncharacterized protein LOC122042982: MSFPPQNLKNFQGFGNSMNHLNYAPRGPYQPLPAEYWQNMSHPYFTSSVVHGYGTPHTTSMSFTPSMSNEPATLTFVPETQLYDHESPIELVNLEKAVSNGEGTRKRSSWTKVEDEVLARNFVTISDDPIIGNDQKADAFWGRVESYYNENLPLGSKTRSANVIRSHWHNTIQKKRIVKDRSMFTPQSADHFVATKKTRTSESGASNTSSNQDAAKRKGKDKVKSTMEDLTVNYNNTITKFTEYTSVKKSEVYLKQKQLEVEEIKAKAALSKSEAKNRRLKLKEYEILNKDTSQMTKEQLIIHECLCKDIRSRWNI; the protein is encoded by the exons ATGTCGTTTCCTccacaaaatcttaaaaattttcaAGGTTTTGGAAATTCTATGAATCATCTGAATTATGCCCCTCGAGGTCCATATCAACCACTTCCAGCCGAATATTGGCAAAACATGAGCCATCCGTATTTCACGTCGTCGGTTGTTCATGGATATGGTACCCCGCACACAACTAGTATGTCTTTCACTCCTTCGATGTCGAATGAACCTGCAACTCTGACTTTTGTCCCGGAGACTCAACTTTATGACCATGAATCCCCAATTGAGTTGGTTAATTTAGAAAAGGCGGTTTCAAATGGTGAGGGTACAAGAAAGCGTTCAAGTTGGACAAAGGTTGAAGACGAAGTCTTAGCGAGAAATTTTGTCACTATCAGTGATGATCCAATAATCGGCAATGATCAAAAGGCGGATGCTTTTTGGGGACGGGTTGAAAGCTACTACAATGAGAATCTTCCCCTAGGTTCAAAAACCAGAAGTGCAAATGTTATACGGTCACATTGGcacaatacaatccaaaagaag AGAATTGTCAAAGACCGTTCAATGTTTACTCCACAGTCCGCTGATCACTTTGTGGCGACAAAGAAGACAAGGACCTCAGAGTCGGGAGCAAGCAACACCTCCTCCAACCAAGAT GcagcaaaaagaaagggaaaagacaaAGTAAAATCGACCATGGAAGATCTGACAGTAAACTACAATAATACTATCACAAAGTTCACTGAGTATACAAGCGTGAAGAAGTCCGAAGTCTATTTGAAACAAAAACAACTCGAAGTAGAGGAGATTAAGGCAAAAGCTGCATTGTCCAAATCTGAAGCTAAGAATCGTCGCTTGAAGTTGAAGGAGTACGAAATATTGAACAAAGACACCTCACAGATGACAAAGGAGCagcttatcatacatgaatgTCTATGCAAGGATATTAGGTCAAGATGGAATATCTAA
- the LOC121982873 gene encoding pentatricopeptide repeat-containing protein At3g46790, chloroplastic-like: MSSSFRIHFPPPFRPLFSLNSFSSSSSSSIAISHRSSGGDVNRLIQSLCAKGNLAQAMELLPHEPRPAQRTYESLILACAHHNAACHAAVVHRHLLQHGFDQDSFLATKLIDMYGQLDLLYAARQVFDETPDKTIFVWNALLKALALADEGEDALALFSDMTRLGVPVDSFTFSHSLKACIAASSSSELAPIRLSQVHARAIRLGFESHVHVATTLIDCYAKLGSVVHAERVFDEMPDRNVVSWSAMIACYAKNERPFDALNLFNDMMSTDPEAVPNAVTMVSVLQACAGVSALVQGKVLHAYILRNSLDPTLSVVNALIVMYAKCGSLERSRRIFHKMTNRKDVVTWNSMISAYGIHGFGEKAIQVFHKMINAGVRPSIITFVTVLGACSHARLIDEGKRLFESMSREHGMSPRSEHFACIVDLLGRAGQLDEAVKIIEGMRIEPGPTVWGSLLGACRIHCNVELAERACARLFKLEPLNAGNYVLLADIYAEAKMWDEVDRVKKLLEAKRLQKVSGCSWIEVKKKIYSFVSVDEMNPQIEQLLALLGQLVTEMKNTGYVPNTRIVLYDLEQHEKERVLLGHSEKLAVAFGLINSSNGEVLRITKNLRLCEDCHSVTKFISKFTRREIIVRDVNRFHHFKDGVCSCSDYW; this comes from the coding sequence ATGTCGTCTTCCTTCCGCATCCATTTCCCCCCTCCTTTCCGACCTCTCTTCTCCCTCaactccttctcttcctcttcctcttcctctatcgCCATTAGCCATCGGAGCAGCGGAGGCGACGTCAACCGCCTAATCCAGTCGCTATGCGCCAAGGGGAACCTCGCCCAAGCCATGGAGCTCCTCCCCCACGAGCCCCGCCCCGCCCAGCGCACCTACGAATCCCTCATCCTCGCCTGCGCCCACCACAACGCCGCGTGCCACGCCGCCGTTGTCCACCGCCACCTCCTCCAGCACGGCTTCGACCAGGACTCCTTCCTCGCCACCAAGCTCATCGACATGTATGGCCAACTCGACCTTCTCTACGCCGCTCGCCAGGTGTTCGATGAAACGCCCGACAAGACCATCTTCGTCTGGAACGCTCTCCTCAAGGCCCTCGCTCTTGCCGATGAGGGAGAGGACGCCCTCGCCCTGTTCAGCGACATGACCCGTCTAGGCGTGCCGGTGGACAGCTTCACCTTCTCCCACTCGCTCAAGGCTTGTATCGCCGCCTCGTCCAGCTCCGAGCTCGCCCCCATAAGACTAAGTCAAGTGCACGCCCGCGCCATCAGACTCGGCTTCGAGTCCCATGTTCATGTCGCCACGACTCTCATCGATTGCTATGCCAAACTTGGGTCTGTTGTGCACGCCGAGcgtgtgtttgatgaaatgccagATAGAAATGTGGTCTCCTGGAGTGCTATGATCGCTTGCTATGCGAAGAATGAACGACCGTTTGATGCACTGAACCTCTTCAATGACATGATGTCAACCGACCCTGAAGCCGTTCCGAATGCTGTTACCATGGTCAGTGTTCTTCAAGCTTGTGCTGGTGTATCTGCATTGGTTCAAGGAAAGGTTTTGCATGCTTATATACTTAGAAATTCACTTGACCCAACTCTATCCGTAGTCAATGCTCTAATTGTGATGTATGCAAAATGCGGAAGTTTGGAGAGGAGCAGAAGAATCTTCCACAAGATGACGAATCGGAAAGATGTGGTGACATGGAATTCCATGATTTCAGCTTATGGCATTCATGGATTCGGTGAGAAAGCTATTCAAGTGTTTCATAAGATGATCAATGCTGGAGTAAGGCCGAGCATTATTACATTTGTGACGGTGTTGGGTGCTTGCAGCCATGCAAGACTCATCGACGAGGGTAAGAGACTGTTTGAGTCAATGTCCCGTGAACATGGCATGTCACCCCGCTCCGAACACTTTGCTTGCATTGTTGATCTACTCGGCCGTGCAGGCCAACTTGATGAAGCTGTGAAGATCATAGAAGGAATGCGGATTGAGCCAGGCCCTACTGTCTGGGGCTCTCTCCTGGGAGCATGCCGGATTCACTGTAATGTTGAGCTTGCGGAGAGAGCATGTGCTCGTCTCTTCAAACTCGAGCCATTGAACGCAGGGAATTATGTGCTATTAGCAGATATATATGCAGAAGCTAAGATGTGGGATGAGGTAGACAGAGTAAAAAAGTTGTTGGAAGCCAAGAGGCTACAGAAAGTGTCTGGTTGCAGCTGGATTGAGGTCAAGAAGAAGATATACTCATTTGTATCTGTTGACGAAATGAATCCGCAAATAGAACAGCTTCTTGCTTTGCTTGGTCAGTTAGTGACAGAGATGAAGAACACAGGTTATGTTCCTAATACCAGAATCGTTCTCTATGATTTGGAACAACATGAAAAAGAGAGGGTCTTATTGGGACACAGTGAGAAATTGGCTGTTGCATTTGGGCTCATAAATAGCAGCAACGGTGAggttctaagaatcacaaaaaatctTAGATTGTGTGAGGACTGCCACAGCGTCACCAAgttcatttcaaaattcacaaggAGAGAAATTATAGTTCGAGATGTGAATAGGTTCCATCATTTCAAAGATGGGGTGTGCTCATGTTCAGATTATTGGTGA